The genomic window tttaaatgGATAACACCATACAGTGTCTGGTGCTGTCGGAGCAATGTTTTGCCACTTCATTGTACATTCCATCAAGTCTAATCTATGTTCAATATCCTCTTTTGGAGTCTCGTCTAACGAATTATTCTTCATCGGTATAACATATTTATGGATATCGTTGACACTTTGCCCCGAAACTGTCAATAAATCAACATCGTttatattgaattgatAAGGATTTGTGACCAAATTTAAAAGCTTATTATTAACCTTGTCAAAATATGGTCTTAATGCCTCACTGAACAATGCTTTGTTAAACGGTTGTTGAGGCAATGCTCTAGCACTTGGATCTTTAACACCTGGCATTAAATCGATCGAAATACTCTGAAGTGAATTTCCTAGAAATTTCCCAAACTCTGCAAGACTGTTAGCCAGATCTCCCGGCGTTTCTTCTCTGGCATTAAAATCTACAGAATTTCCACATATAATCAGCTTCCCAATCTTGGAAACTCTCTCATCGTTCGAATCCAACCTCCCCATCAAATATTCCTGCAATAATTGCAACCTTAATGCATGTCCTGGAGACTTTgaattaatatttataCCTGAAACTAAGGCGACTGATCCCTTatcttttctatttttatctaataaaAGAGGTTTCTGAGGTAAAGCTGCCGGATAACATATGTCTAAAACTTGGAATGTTCCTGCATCAGCTTCCATACCTAATATACCTATTACGGTACCTGTAATAAACGGAGTTGACCTAATATAATCTCCGACTAGTAACACCCTACCactttcatcttctaacATGATTTCATCGCTTCCTTCTAAATCAGTGTAACTTTTCACTATATCTGGAGCTCCATAGGTATCATTTGTCACTTCTTCTAAAATATTTGGCttatatttcatttcaCAATAAATTGTACCAATACACCAACATGGTTCATTTCCTTGGATATCTAAAACTTTCTCCTTTTTAATAACAGATCTTCCTTTCAACTTAAACCCATTATCCCATCTCTTGACACATTCTTTTGTAACTCTTTCTTTGAAAGTATCCAGAcgatatttataaatatgatAGAATTGAGAGTTATAATCTCTACCTTTGTAACTTAATAAGAAGGGATTGTTGGtatcatatttttgatttaatatGACTCTATCAATTGCTTCTTTATCGTCACCTCTGTTCTCATTAAATTTCTCCAATAATTCGTCCATTATATCCTTGATATTCGAAAAGCTAAAAAGTTTTGAGCATATATTATTTCGACTCCAATAAAGAGTGGTAAGTTCCCAAGATTCTTTTGAGCTTGGTCTTAAGACGGTACTATTACCTTGCCTTTTTACATGGATTTTTGATGATTATTTCAAACTTCAGAGTCTGATATTCCATTAATAAGGTGTCTGGGTTCGTCCtctgaaatttttttggtgTCACTTCTTTACGCGACATAAAGGAtgtgaatatattattattaattacGTACGTATAAAGAAGGTGTCTCGGAGATTAGCATTCAGAGATCACTGATAAAATATTCTGGAGAAATGTTATATGGAACCCTAATGTAGCTATCAATCTGAATGTAATATTTTAGTCCTTCATGAAAACCCTTAAGCACGAAGAGGATAATTATACATAAAGTACGTTGTAGCTCTATTTCCTTTAATTAGTCAGCGTGGTGAAAACAATCAGGCTGAACAACAAGGGGAATCCTAACCCTCCAGAGTTGAATATTACACATTCGGTTTATGTTAAATATAGTCCAATTAATAAGTTGCCGTAGGCTTCAAGTAGCGTTACATTTGGTTATACCTAAAAAGTACGTAGGTTTCAGATCGTTGCCTATTTTAACCTTTTTTCCCCGACAGAGATGCATAAAATAACCCTGCACCCTTTTAATTCAACGACGTTCTATAACAATAGAGAACAGAAAAGACACCCAGAAACGCCTTACCTGattgttattgtttattgatttatcaGCATGTATTAAATATGAACTTATATAAAGGCAAGTTGCTTTTAGTGACAAAACACAGCTTAGAACTAGTTTTGCTTATTTTTTCTATCAATTTATACagatttaaaattttatagGAAGCGGACCAACTAGgcataaataaattaacaAGTTATATACAGATCAAGGCAAAATGCATAAATCAGGTAAAAGATATTCGGAAACCGCTGCAAAGGTTGCTGCTGGTAGAGCCAGAAAGAGAAAGCAAGCCtatgaaaaggaaagagCTGAAAGGGAAAAGGCTGCAGAGGAAGAAGCTAAGAAATGGGAACAAGGTGCTCGTGAACCAAATCAAAAGAAGCTATTAGAAGACAAAAAAAGCAAGAGAAGTTAAGAGCGAAGAAAGAACGTGCAGAACTCTTAGctgctgaagaagaagctaTCGGGAAAGGTGGTAAAGGAATTAGGAAACAACACTAAAGAACGTTCCAATGTTAGTCAAATCAGGAAACAAAGGAACGGATCACGTGGGGGCCAAAATGGTGGACCTCTATCGCATCCAGAATATGTCATGGTCAGTAGATTGTGGAATGTAAAACTAATGCGttaaaattttttctttctttttgattaaatgattatttcaaatctaATTTGACCATGACTCACTGgcaaaaacaataatatatatatgtatatttatatcttACCAACGTtctaaattgaatatataattgttgaataggaataattttttctgCCTACCtatttttgtatttataAATCCGAACTGTTATCAGCAGTGATGGTATTGGTAGTATCATCGTCGGAAGCAGATGCAGTAACCGTATCTATATTGCGTGTTCGTACTAAACGAATCGGCATATCGATCTCTTCAAGAATTCTATTGAATCTATCAATATTTACGGAATCATTTACATTCTGGTTCGATTTCTTTTTCGTATTGGGGTCACATTCAAATTTCTTCCACTTCAAATAAGCTACAACTCTAACACTTTTCCTAAGTTCTGAAAGGAATTCATCCCAATTATATGACACAGGGAAATAATGTAATTGGTAAGAATAGAATCCATCTTTAGATACACCAATTTTTGTCCTTCCTTTATCATCCAGCCATTTgtaatctttcaattcaacGGTTTTTTCAGATGTCAAAGCTCTTTTCATAGCTATTTGTTCATCGACAGCTATATGTCCATAGAGGGCACACCATTCCATCTGAAACTCATCTCTCAAAATACGACGACTATTCCTTCTCCAAAATGAATAGTTCCTCGGATATTGTTTCCTTGAATCTGAATATATTCTAGATATTAACGCAAGATCTTCCtgtttaatattattctgAAGCAATTTGCCGTTGAAAATAGCAGGAGGTTTCTTCGTAGGAGTAACAGAGACAGCAGGTTTACTCTTTCGGAAAAGAGACAGGAAATGGCTAGGTGGATAGTAGTTTAATgtgaaatatttacatttatAATATGTATAGCTTTTAGAGCCACGGACAAAAGAATTCtcaatttcttttacaAGTCCCTTTAGTTGAGAATGTGGTTTCAAAGAAGATGCCAAATCAACATTCCCAAATGGCTGAATAAAAGTGTTCCCTATTTTATGTAAAGCTCCGACTCTCTGCGCTCTTCGAGGAGATACAGCTCTTGTGAAATCCGTTACAGGTAATATTTGTACTTCATGCTTTCCAATGTCGAGGAATTTCAATTCCAAATGCAGTAAGGGTCTGCTGCTGTTCATTCGTAATGGCTGTGATCTTTGGCCTGTCAATCGGTTGTTTAAGCTAAAAAAGACTTTACATAAGCCGGCTTAAATAACTTCTTAGTTcatgaaatttttatttaaactTTATCGcctatataaaaatatttacgTCATACATTCATATCTATTTACCATcctatatattttcttggTACGGCTCTGAAAACCTTTAGTTTACCTGATTTCATATGATCAACCTTGTAACTAGCCTGTACGATTTTACCGGCATGTTCCTCGATAACTCTGAATTTACCTTTAGTAAAATCATATTCTGTGATTATAGATGAATGGGGAACATCCATACCAACAGAGATGACATCTTTCATTCCTAATTTATTATGGCTTTCAAATCGACCCTTTCTAACCACAAGAATGTCACCTGatcttattttctttaataaattaccaTCAATGGAGGTAGAACCATCTGCTTTATAATCAAGAATTGAAACACCGAAGGTCCTCGATGCGATAGGGGGAAGAATGCCACTTTCCTTTGCAATATCTCTAAAGATTAAACTGACAAATTTGCCCGACATTCCTTGGGTTTGCGATCCTATCTTTGAATGCGCCTTTTGTGCAATGATACCATTGAATCTTTTAGAAAAGTTCTCTAAATCGGCATCTGTAATATTGGAATTAGTactttctttaaaattttGTTGACATATGACCGATTCATGCGGTGAGCTcttattgaatattaaagaaatttgtAATTGCGAataatcttcaaataaaatataatagtCTCTGACTATCCATGTTTCATTAGATCTCTTATGTATAACATTgtcatcaatttcaaagatgTGTTTGTATTTCAAATCTGGAGGAGCTTGTTTCTCATACCACCATGTGGCTTGTGCGTCAAACGGAATCTCCATATTTGAGGAAGATCCCTTAAATTCTGTAGCTGTAGTTGTCGACCTTCTCATAATACTGGGAAAGGGTTCAGTTTGTGTTTCTATAGTGTGAATCGACTTATTTTGTTCATTGTCTTTATGAGTGCCAATCGATGATGTGTTTACATCATGACGTGGCTCAGCTGCAGGTACTGATGGGATTGGTGGTGGTGGAGGCATTGCTTTTGAAGTAGATGGAGGAAGAGGTGGAGGCGGAATAGAAATATCTGGTGGAGTTGAAAACTTATCTGTAACATCGTCAGCATCTTCTACCGGTAGAGGAAAAGCTGTCGAGTAACGATTCGTGAATTCAGGGAGAGAAGGTGGAGGTGGTGGAGCTCTTGGCAACGGAGGCTGTGCTACCTCATCACCTTGCTGCGCACCTAATAATGGCGGAAATGGGGCAGATGGGATCGGAGGTACATGTGGTGTTTCAACAGATAGAGAAGGCAAAGTAGAGGCATGGGGTTGAATAATGTTAGCCATGATACTTTGGTCCTCATAATTCCGGACTGGAAGAGGTGGGATAGCCATAGTATCGTCTCGTTCTTCATCGATAGAAGTTTTGCGAGGAGGAGGTGGAGCTGAGGGAGGCATGTCTACTGTGGTAtcgatttcttcttcaggAATACTACGCGTTGGATCCAGTGTTTTTTGCGGATGAGGTAGAATTGGAACATCGGGTGAAGCCGGGTTAAATCTGGACTTTGAGTCAGGCAAATCTGTGTGGCTCTCGGTCAATTTGTGGTCCGAGGCTTCTACTTCTTTCTTAGCATTTAACACATGAGGTTCTTCCTTTGGAATGTTAGGATTCGGGATTGTTGATTCAGTATCATAGAAATCTCCCTCATTTTCTTCTGCTTCAATGCTTTTCGTTgctgaagaaattgacGATGGTTTTACGAATTTGTGGTAGGCATGGGATTTAGCAGTTTCCTCTTCCAGTGAAACTGTGGGAtctgatttttttttgtccGATTCTCCTTCCTCAGGGACAGGAGGACtttctatttcttcatttttctcGTCAGTTAATTTTTGgttcaaaaaagaaagggCATTTGGATCTGCGAAAGGCATAATTGGGATGGCTTGTGGTaaattttctctttctgaTTCTGATGCCTCATTAATTTTAggttcttttttctttttcttttttgtcCCAGTAGTATCACCTGCAGCTGCCGCTGGCGCACCAAACGGGTTGAATCCGACAGCGGTACCGAATCTACCAGCACCTGATAGCTTAGCCATTCTGTCTCTCAAAGCAGTTCGACGTGTTTCTTCGGtgtcttcttcttcacttTCTTCGTCATTTTCATCTGCCGAACTGCTATTTTCGTGGgcattatcattttgaGCTTCTTGCTCtctattttcttgattaaTTGAGAGACTTTCTACGTTTGTCTTCTTGATACTGATAGAGTCATGGTCAACTTCATCTTCTCTCTTTCCTTCACTATCATTTAAAAGTTCGTCAATCTCATTACTTTCTTGAATAGGTTCATTTATGCTCTCATGAGCAGATGCATGATCAATAGAGTGATTTTCCTCCATGCTTGAGAACACCTCTGCAGACTGTCTACGTTGTGCTTTCtcatgatgatgatgctgctgttgtttggctttttcttcatcctGTTGAGCTTGTAGCCTctgttgttcttgtaaCAAAgcaattctttctttcaagCTCATCTTTGGtaaatcttcttcagcGTGGTCTTGTTTAACGATCGGATGTTCCTCGTTGTTAGTTGGAACAAATTCCTTGGGTAAGGATGGCTTCCTAGCCAATTTGTTCTTTACTGGAGATTGGTCGTTAGAAACAGTATGTGGGACAGGCGGAATGTCAGTAATAACATCTTCTTGAGGAAGAGATTTGGACAACACATGTTCAGGTTCTACAGGTTGCACAGTTGGTAGTTGTTTTTGGGTAGGTTCTTTTTCCAAAGCTACTGCAACGAAACTTTTGGGAAAAATACCTTCCAA from Naumovozyma dairenensis CBS 421 chromosome 3, complete genome includes these protein-coding regions:
- the POL31 gene encoding DNA-directed DNA polymerase delta subunit POL31 (similar to Saccharomyces cerevisiae POL31 (YJR006W); ancestral locus Anc_5.175), yielding MDELLEKFNENRGDDKEAIDRVILNQKYDTNNPFLLSYKGRDYNSQFYHIYKYRLDTFKERVTKECVKRWDNGFKLKGRSVIKKEKVLDIQGNEPCWCIGTIYCEMKYKPNILEEVTNDTYGAPDIVKSYTDLEGSDEIMLEDESGRVLLVGDYIRSTPFITGTVIGILGMEADAGTFQVLDICYPAALPQKPLLLDKNRKDKGSVALVSGININSKSPGHALRLQLLQEYLMGRLDSNDERVSKIGKLIICGNSVDFNAREETPGDLANSLAEFGKFLGNSLQSISIDLMPGVKDPSARALPQQPFNKALFSEALRPYFDKVNNKLLNLVTNPYQFNINDVDLLTVSGQSVNDIHKYVIPMKNNSLDETPKEDIEHRLDLMECTMKWQNIAPTAPDTVWCYPFKEEDPFVLKEWPHVYIVANQPEYGTRDLTLNDGVNVKIISVPEFSKTGSVILLDLNNLESEVVTIEL
- the LSO1 gene encoding Lso1p (similar to Saccharomyces cerevisiae YGR169C-A and YJR005C-A; ancestral locus Anc_5.173), which produces MHKSGKRYSETAAKVAAGRARKRKQAYEKERAEREKAAEEEAKKWEQGAREPNQKKLLEDKKSKRS
- the PET130 gene encoding Pet130p (similar to Saccharomyces cerevisiae PET130 (YJL023C); ancestral locus Anc_5.172), producing the protein MNSSRPLLHLELKFLDIGKHEVQILPVTDFTRAVSPRRAQRVGALHKIGNTFIQPFGNVDLASSLKPHSQLKGLVKEIENSFVRGSKSYTYYKCKYFTLNYYPPSHFLSLFRKSKPAVSVTPTKKPPAIFNGKLLQNNIKQEDLALISRIYSDSRKQYPRNYSFWRRNSRRILRDEFQMEWCALYGHIAVDEQIAMKRALTSEKTVELKDYKWLDDKGRTKIGVSKDGFYSYQLHYFPVSYNWDEFLSELRKSVRVVAYLKWKKFECDPNTKKKSNQNVNDSVNIDRFNRILEEIDMPIRLVRTRNIDTVTASASDDDTTNTITADNSSDL
- the BBC1 gene encoding Bbc1p (similar to Saccharomyces cerevisiae BBC1 (YJL020C); ancestral locus Anc_5.170); amino-acid sequence: MSEPAPPFKVVAQFPYQSGYEDDLNFEKDQVITVTSIEDDEWYYGEYNDGTHVLEGIFPKSFVAVALEKEPTQKQLPTVQPVEPEHVLSKSLPQEDVITDIPPVPHTVSNDQSPVKNKLARKPSLPKEFVPTNNEEHPIVKQDHAEEDLPKMSLKERIALLQEQQRLQAQQDEEKAKQQQHHHHEKAQRRQSAEVFSSMEENHSIDHASAHESINEPIQESNEIDELLNDSEGKREDEVDHDSISIKKTNVESLSINQENREQEAQNDNAHENSSSADENDEESEEEDTEETRRTALRDRMAKLSGAGRFGTAVGFNPFGAPAAAAGDTTGTKKKKKKEPKINEASESERENLPQAIPIMPFADPNALSFLNQKLTDEKNEEIESPPVPEEGESDKKKSDPTVSLEEETAKSHAYHKFVKPSSISSATKSIEAEENEGDFYDTESTIPNPNIPKEEPHVLNAKKEVEASDHKLTESHTDLPDSKSRFNPASPDVPILPHPQKTLDPTRSIPEEEIDTTVDMPPSAPPPPRKTSIDEERDDTMAIPPLPVRNYEDQSIMANIIQPHASTLPSLSVETPHVPPIPSAPFPPLLGAQQGDEVAQPPLPRAPPPPPSLPEFTNRYSTAFPLPVEDADDVTDKFSTPPDISIPPPPLPPSTSKAMPPPPPIPSVPAAEPRHDVNTSSIGTHKDNEQNKSIHTIETQTEPFPSIMRRSTTTATEFKGSSSNMEIPFDAQATWWYEKQAPPDLKYKHIFEIDDNVIHKRSNETWIVRDYYILFEDYSQLQISLIFNKSSPHESVICQQNFKESTNSNITDADLENFSKRFNGIIAQKAHSKIGSQTQGMSGKFVSLIFRDIAKESGILPPIASRTFGVSILDYKADGSTSIDGNLLKKIRSGDILVVRKGRFESHNKLGMKDVISVGMDVPHSSIITEYDFTKGKFRVIEEHAGKIVQASYKVDHMKSGKLKVFRAVPRKYIGW